The following proteins are encoded in a genomic region of Cryptomeria japonica chromosome 11, Sugi_1.0, whole genome shotgun sequence:
- the LOC131029501 gene encoding geranylfarnesyl diphosphate synthase, chloroplastic, with product MARIALPMLSKTEASPIIHSIRTYQVPQWKATTRPTSIHNIKVKFGSTLTKDFDLKEYNKPLIESINGELHSLIPLSNDKIEEAMRYSVKGGGKRSCPLMCIAACKAVGGQREEALPVACSLEMIHAASLRCDRPPTYVVFGPGIAIRASDALYALAFHHIVRPCDALHPEGALKVVYELAKAGGSMSMAGDQYMDLASLGTPFIDLAFVEYIHHHKSTLMAEILLLSGGIVGGGSNEEVERLRAYGHFVGLAYQIVDDMLDQTGTTEELTKPARNDKMVGKATYPELYGLERCREIVVELVQKAQPCISQFDPLDAAPLVIFAQFVVVKTFDSITG from the coding sequence ATGGCAAGGATAGCGTTGCCCATGCTCTCCAAAACAGAGGCTTCCCCAATAATTCACTCCATTCGAACCTACCAAGTGCCTCAATGGAAGGCCACCACAAGACCCACGTCAATACACAATATTAAAGTAAAATTCGGATCTACACTTACCAAAGACTTCGATCTGAAAGAGTACAACAAACCTCTCATCGAAAGCATAAACGGGGAGCTCCACAGCCTAATTCCCCTAAGCAACGACAAGATCGAAGAAGCCATGAGATACTCTGTGAAGGGAGGGGGAAAGAGATCATGCCCCCTCATGTGCATAGCGGCGTGCAAGGCGGTGGGAGGGCAGAGAGAAGAGGCCCTGCCAGTGGCGTGCTCGTTGGAAATGATCCACGCTGCCTCACTGCGTTGCGACCGCCCCCCGACCTACGTCGTCTTCGGCCCAGGCATCGCCATTCGCGCAAGCGACGCCCTCTACGCCCTCGCCTTCCACCACATCGTTCGGCCCTGTGACGCACTCCATCCCGAGGGAGCACTCAAAGTAGTCTATGAGCTGGCAAAGGCAGGAGGATCCATGAGCATGGCGGGCGACCAATACATGGATTTGGCTAGTTTGGGGACTCCTTTTATTGACCTTGCCTTTGTCGAGTACATTCACCACCATAAGTCAACGCTCATGGCGGAGATTTTGTTGTTGAGTGGAGGGATCGTTGGCGGGGGGTCCAATGAAGAGGTGGAGAGGCTGAGAGCTTATGGGCATTTTGTTGGTCTTGCTTACCAGATCGTTGATGATATGCTTGACCAGACTGGAACTACCGAGGAGCTCACTAAACCAGCTAGGAACGATAAAATGGTGGGGAAAGCTACTTATCCTGAGCTCTACGGGTTGGAGAGGTGTCGGGAGATTGTGGTTGAACTTGTGCAGAAAGCCCAACCCTGCATTTCCCAGTTTGATCCCTTAGATGCGGCGCCTCTGGTTATTTTTGCACAATTTGTTGTTGTCAAAACTTTTGACAGCATCACTGGGTAG